The proteins below come from a single Candidatus Cloacimonadota bacterium genomic window:
- a CDS encoding TetR/AcrR family transcriptional regulator C-terminal domain-containing protein: protein MTPASIFSSLIKGTTVMSLRVSSSSPPTTSSINRLVVLAVRMFMAAPLSTSAMPL, encoded by the coding sequence ATAACGCCGGCGTCGATCTTCTCGTCCTTGATCAAAGGCACGACGGTGATGTCGTTGAGGGTGTCATCATCCAGCCCACCCACCACTTCATCGATAAACAGACTGGTGGTGTTGGCGGTGAGGATGTTCATGGCCGCCCCGCTGTCCACGTCCGCGATGCCTTTGTAA